A single window of Paenibacillus sp. FSL H8-0537 DNA harbors:
- a CDS encoding MntP/YtaF family protein, whose amino-acid sequence MALHLVSLIVLAFAVSVDGFGVGITYGLRRIRIPLLSVLIIACCSGLIILLSMQLGSVIAKYLSPGTASLIGAIVLMGIGCWALLQLRRNRHESKKVDAENASAASRNSTLLPEERSGLTGVETTAATAEKAAEAASTASGLSAAAAEASHPVLVVIVELRRIGLVIQILRTPQAADVDKSGTISASEAIMLGVALSLDAFGAGIGAAMIGLPALLTAIVIAAASALFLLGGISFGFRFSHWKGMQALAVLPGILLIMIGISKLL is encoded by the coding sequence TTGGCTTTGCATCTGGTTTCGTTGATCGTGCTCGCTTTTGCTGTGAGCGTGGACGGCTTCGGCGTTGGCATTACGTATGGTTTGCGCCGTATTCGCATTCCGTTGCTGTCTGTGCTAATTATCGCCTGCTGCTCGGGCTTGATCATTTTATTGTCGATGCAGCTAGGCAGTGTTATCGCAAAATATTTGTCGCCAGGCACGGCGAGCTTGATTGGCGCTATCGTGCTGATGGGTATTGGCTGCTGGGCGCTGCTCCAGCTGCGGCGTAATCGCCATGAAAGCAAGAAGGTGGATGCGGAGAATGCATCCGCAGCTTCTCGTAATAGCACCCTGTTGCCAGAGGAGCGCTCAGGTCTGACTGGTGTAGAGACGACCGCTGCGACCGCTGAGAAGGCAGCAGAAGCAGCCTCCACAGCTTCGGGGCTCTCCGCAGCAGCGGCGGAGGCCAGCCATCCAGTGCTTGTTGTGATTGTTGAGCTGAGGCGCATTGGGCTTGTCATTCAGATTTTACGGACACCGCAGGCGGCGGACGTCGATAAGTCGGGCACAATATCCGCCTCTGAGGCGATCATGCTCGGCGTAGCGCTGTCGCTTGATGCCTTCGGTGCGGGAATTGGGGCCGCGATGATTGGTTTGCCCGCCTTGCTGACAGCAATTGTTATCGCTGCGGCTAGCGCATTATTTTTGCTAGGGGGCATCAGCTTCGGGTTCCGCTTCTCGCATTGGAAGGGCATGCAGGCGCTTGCGGTACTGCCAGGCATTCTGCTTATTATGATTGGAATATCAAAGCTGCTGTAA
- a CDS encoding MarR family transcriptional regulator: protein MGQVFSSSVKTSCTKLEILCHIHRRTEMNQLELQTLLHVDAAAVTRHLRDLKEHQLIFSRKYENDKRNTLVALTPLGESELIELTRRKEIFLDKMTRDFSDKEVMEMTSFIERISSNLK, encoded by the coding sequence ATGGGACAAGTTTTTTCTTCATCTGTGAAGACTAGCTGCACGAAGCTGGAAATCTTGTGTCATATCCATAGACGCACGGAGATGAATCAGCTGGAGCTGCAGACTTTGCTCCATGTTGATGCTGCAGCTGTAACCAGACATCTCAGAGATTTGAAGGAACATCAACTAATCTTTAGCCGCAAATATGAGAACGACAAACGAAATACGCTTGTTGCTTTGACCCCCCTAGGAGAGTCCGAATTAATAGAGCTGACGCGGAGAAAAGAAATATTTCTGGATAAAATGACGAGGGATTTTTCAGATAAGGAAGTAATGGAAATGACTTCGTTTATAGAACGCATATCGAGCAATCTCAAATAA
- a CDS encoding lytic transglycosylase domain-containing protein: MLLFIIIVVIIVAQPAWLLKKLYPIDYKADIRASAISYQVDPHLVAAIIRAETNFQTGKVSKKGALGLMQIMPATAEWIVEKAGFEQVTEETLRNRADVSIELGVWYLASLHKQFDENNIVVIAAYNAGPGKVRQWLDSGEWDGTFEDAGKIPYKETRDYVQKVVKYYNKYKDLYPELEP; the protein is encoded by the coding sequence TTGCTATTATTTATTATCATTGTTGTCATTATTGTCGCTCAACCGGCATGGCTGCTCAAAAAGCTCTATCCCATTGATTATAAGGCTGACATTCGGGCAAGTGCCATTAGCTATCAGGTAGATCCGCATTTGGTGGCGGCTATTATAAGGGCGGAGACGAATTTCCAGACGGGAAAGGTTTCGAAGAAGGGTGCGCTCGGACTGATGCAAATTATGCCGGCCACCGCCGAATGGATCGTCGAGAAGGCAGGCTTCGAGCAGGTTACTGAGGAGACGCTGCGCAATCGTGCTGACGTGAGCATCGAGCTGGGGGTATGGTATCTAGCTTCGCTGCACAAACAATTTGATGAAAATAATATCGTTGTCATTGCTGCTTATAATGCAGGTCCAGGTAAAGTCCGGCAGTGGCTCGATTCGGGGGAATGGGACGGCACGTTCGAAGATGCTGGTAAAATTCCATATAAAGAAACACGCGATTATGTACAAAAGGTCGTGAAGTACTATAATAAGTACAAAGACTTGTACCCGGAACTTGAGCCGTAA
- the mutM gene encoding DNA-formamidopyrimidine glycosylase: protein MPELPEVETVRRTLIELVAGKKIKSVTVRLPRIIQRPAVPEQFEDALVGMTIETVERRGKFLRIVMDGLVLVSHLRMEGRYGLFQSDEPIELHTHVLFHFEDGTDLRYKDVRQFGTMHLFTPGTEFELPPLNKLGLEPLEPAFTRDVLQTKLARRSTKIKPLLLNQEYVVGLGNIYVDEALFQAGIHPERTASSLASGEWDKLHAAICSTLGKAVEAGGSSIKSYVNGQGEMGMFQHQLLVYGRKDEPCHTCGEAIEKFVVGGRGTHICPSCQKAPEQAGGQSAG, encoded by the coding sequence ATGCCGGAACTTCCAGAGGTAGAAACGGTTAGACGAACATTAATTGAGCTTGTTGCAGGAAAAAAGATTAAATCGGTTACGGTGCGGCTTCCCCGCATCATTCAGCGTCCGGCTGTGCCGGAGCAATTCGAGGATGCGCTTGTCGGCATGACGATCGAGACGGTCGAGCGGCGCGGAAAGTTTCTGCGCATCGTGATGGACGGGCTTGTGCTCGTGTCGCATTTGCGCATGGAAGGCCGCTATGGATTATTCCAAAGCGATGAACCAATCGAGCTTCATACGCATGTCCTGTTCCATTTTGAGGATGGAACGGATTTAAGATATAAAGATGTCAGGCAGTTTGGCACGATGCATTTGTTCACGCCGGGAACGGAGTTCGAGCTGCCGCCGCTGAATAAGCTGGGCCTTGAGCCGCTGGAGCCTGCGTTTACACGCGATGTGCTGCAAACCAAGCTGGCACGGCGCTCTACGAAAATCAAGCCGCTGCTGCTCAATCAGGAATATGTGGTCGGACTCGGAAATATTTATGTAGATGAAGCGCTGTTTCAAGCGGGCATTCATCCCGAGCGCACCGCCAGCTCGCTTGCTTCCGGAGAGTGGGATAAGCTGCATGCAGCTATTTGCTCTACGCTTGGCAAAGCAGTGGAAGCGGGCGGCTCATCCATTAAATCTTACGTGAACGGGCAAGGCGAGATGGGCATGTTTCAGCATCAATTGCTCGTTTATGGCCGGAAGGACGAGCCCTGCCATACTTGCGGAGAAGCCATTGAGAAGTTTGTCGTTGGCGGCAGAGGCACGCATATTTGCCCTAGCTGCCAGAAGGCGCCGGAGCAAGCGGGCGGGCAAAGCGCAGGCTAA
- a CDS encoding GNAT family N-acetyltransferase, with protein sequence MKQRRSRRCFFALDTIEIHQLIEQLLEKQGGIQLVVEKEQQKEQQLIGFATLYFTISTMKAARITLMNDFFLLEPYRDTEVEAELFLKCRSYTQEQGFAHMFWITSPQNKRAQHFFDKMDAVQGSWVNYTIV encoded by the coding sequence ATGAAACAGCGCCGATCAAGGCGTTGTTTTTTTGCGTTAGACACGATAGAAATTCACCAACTAATTGAGCAACTGCTGGAGAAGCAAGGCGGTATCCAGCTTGTTGTTGAGAAGGAGCAGCAGAAGGAGCAGCAGTTGATTGGCTTCGCTACGTTATATTTTACGATTAGTACAATGAAAGCAGCTCGGATTACACTGATGAATGATTTTTTTCTGCTGGAGCCGTACCGGGATACGGAAGTGGAAGCCGAGCTATTTTTGAAATGCAGATCGTACACACAGGAGCAAGGCTTTGCTCATATGTTCTGGATAACATCCCCGCAAAATAAGCGGGCTCAACATTTTTTTGATAAAATGGATGCGGTTCAAGGCAGCTGGGTGAACTATACAATTGTCTAG
- a CDS encoding EAL domain-containing protein: MKEHIVHTLVQLADKMAIGIIAEGIEHQAELDKVKAMGVHYAQGYLLGRPGEIASLVQQRWRDEKSCF, translated from the coding sequence TTGAAGGAGCATATTGTGCATACGCTTGTCCAGCTGGCTGACAAAATGGCCATTGGCATTATCGCCGAAGGCATTGAGCACCAAGCGGAGCTGGACAAGGTAAAGGCAATGGGCGTGCATTATGCCCAAGGCTATTTGCTAGGGCGGCCGGGCGAAATTGCCAGCCTAGTCCAGCAGCGGTGGCGGGATGAGAAAAGCTGTTTCTGA
- the hxlB gene encoding 6-phospho-3-hexuloisomerase, protein MRISQLAGEIVQELERLTQLIPDDAAGELADAIMRAPRIFVSGAGRSGLMGKAFAMRLVHMGFDAYVAGETVTRALGKDDVLVLGSGSGGTSSLIAMAQKAETLGGKLAVITTNPESALGRAAHIVVPLQAAAKEEQDGAKQTVQPMASLFEQGLLIFYDAVILSLMEKKGLSGNTMYSNHANLE, encoded by the coding sequence ATGCGTATTAGTCAGCTTGCAGGAGAAATCGTACAGGAGCTGGAGCGGCTGACGCAGCTCATTCCGGATGATGCCGCAGGCGAGCTGGCAGATGCGATTATGCGCGCTCCGCGTATTTTCGTCTCAGGTGCTGGGCGCTCGGGCCTGATGGGCAAAGCTTTTGCCATGCGGCTTGTCCACATGGGCTTTGATGCTTATGTCGCTGGCGAGACGGTGACGCGTGCACTGGGCAAAGACGACGTACTTGTGCTGGGCTCGGGCTCTGGCGGGACGAGCAGCCTCATTGCGATGGCACAAAAGGCGGAGACGCTCGGCGGCAAGCTGGCCGTCATTACGACGAATCCAGAGTCGGCGCTTGGACGTGCGGCGCATATCGTTGTACCGCTGCAGGCTGCGGCGAAGGAAGAGCAGGATGGGGCCAAGCAGACCGTGCAGCCGATGGCTTCTCTTTTTGAGCAAGGTCTCCTTATTTTCTATGATGCGGTTATCTTAAGCTTGATGGAGAAGAAGGGCCTCAGCGGCAACACCATGTACAGCAATCACGCGAATCTGGAGTAG
- a CDS encoding alpha/beta-type small acid-soluble spore protein, which translates to MSANRSSNQLVVPQATAALDQMKFEVAQELGIAIPQDGYYGNMATKDAGSIGGYITRRLVQIAEQSLAGGSH; encoded by the coding sequence ATGAGCGCAAACCGCAGCAGCAACCAACTGGTTGTACCACAAGCGACAGCAGCACTCGACCAAATGAAATTCGAGGTTGCTCAAGAGCTTGGAATCGCGATTCCACAAGACGGTTACTACGGTAACATGGCTACAAAGGACGCTGGTTCCATCGGAGGGTACATTACCCGCCGCCTGGTACAAATCGCTGAGCAATCCCTTGCAGGGGGCTCCCATTAA
- the coaE gene encoding dephospho-CoA kinase (Dephospho-CoA kinase (CoaE) performs the final step in coenzyme A biosynthesis.): protein MRIGLTGGIATGKSTVAHLLVELGALLVDADQVAREVVLPGEPALAAVASAFGQAVLHKDGTLDRAALGQIVFNNKAKLGQLEAILHPAIRATMQQRMADYERQHQDTLVVADIPLLYETEQEHLYEGVLVVYVPEHIQLERLMARNNVDEQEARRRIGLQMDMEEKKRRATWVIDNSGTPAQTRQQVQEFWKSKVLTC from the coding sequence ATGAGGATCGGATTAACCGGCGGCATTGCTACTGGAAAAAGCACCGTTGCCCACCTATTAGTGGAGCTCGGAGCGCTGCTGGTGGATGCCGATCAGGTAGCAAGAGAAGTCGTTTTGCCAGGGGAGCCCGCTCTAGCGGCGGTCGCCTCTGCGTTCGGACAAGCTGTGTTACATAAGGACGGTACACTTGATCGGGCAGCGCTCGGCCAAATCGTATTTAATAACAAAGCGAAGCTAGGGCAGCTTGAAGCGATTTTGCATCCGGCGATTAGGGCTACGATGCAGCAGCGAATGGCTGATTATGAACGTCAGCATCAGGATACGCTGGTCGTTGCGGATATTCCGCTGCTGTATGAGACGGAGCAAGAGCATTTGTATGAAGGTGTACTCGTTGTGTACGTGCCGGAGCACATCCAACTGGAGCGCCTGATGGCACGAAACAACGTAGATGAACAGGAAGCAAGGCGGCGCATAGGGCTGCAAATGGACATGGAAGAGAAGAAGCGCAGAGCGACTTGGGTCATCGACAACAGCGGAACGCCCGCGCAGACGAGGCAGCAGGTTCAAGAGTTTTGGAAGAGCAAGGTTCTTACATGCTGA
- the nrdR gene encoding transcriptional regulator NrdR: MKCPYCDYSGTKVLDSRPANENKSIRRRRECEKCKSRFTTFEMIEETPLVVIKKDGSREEFSRDKILRGLIRACEKRPVPAERLEVVVSEVEKELRTTAHAEVESRVIGELVMGQLYPVDEVAYVRFASVYRQFKDIDMFMKELSSLLSKDSSPNGMKD; the protein is encoded by the coding sequence ATGAAATGTCCATATTGCGACTACTCCGGAACGAAGGTGCTGGACTCGCGTCCCGCTAACGAGAACAAGTCCATCCGTCGCCGCCGGGAATGTGAGAAATGCAAAAGCCGCTTCACGACGTTTGAGATGATTGAGGAAACGCCGCTAGTCGTCATCAAAAAAGATGGCAGCCGCGAAGAGTTCAGCCGTGATAAAATTTTGCGTGGTTTAATCCGAGCTTGCGAGAAGCGCCCAGTTCCCGCTGAAAGGCTGGAGGTAGTCGTTTCTGAGGTGGAGAAGGAGCTGCGCACTACTGCACATGCTGAAGTGGAGAGCCGTGTCATTGGCGAGCTGGTGATGGGTCAGCTTTATCCGGTCGATGAAGTAGCTTATGTTCGTTTTGCTTCTGTATATCGGCAGTTCAAGGACATTGATATGTTCATGAAGGAGCTCAGCAGCCTGCTGTCAAAGGACAGCTCACCGAATGGAATGAAGGATTAA
- the polA gene encoding DNA polymerase I has product MDKWMLLDGNSIAYRAFFAMPPLTNSAGLHTNAIYGFTTMLLKLLEDEKPTHVLVAFDAGKATFRHEGYAEYKGGREKTPPELSEQFPVLKELLQAFQIAQFELNGFEADDIIGTLTRLADEQKVETLVVTGDKDMLQLVSEHVTVALTRKGVSEQERYSPDAIKEKYGLTPNQIIDLKGLMGDASDNIPGIPGVGEKTALKMLHEFGTVEEVLANTASLKGKMKEKVEQHKEDAVMSKKLATIHREVPLAPEQEPEAIRYSGFNGPALADMLRRLEFRSVQERLGLSGEGSGSAGEAAELNLTAIESAEDAPKLDELMKALEADESGFGLYVEAIGENPHQAELVGLALANAEAAYALPFAALKEAFTEPLRSWLADPGKKKIGFDTHKVELALKWAGLSLSGVSFDVQLAAYVIDPTESSLLLSGIVHRYDQPAVPNDESVYGKGAKLKVPAAAVLYQHLATKADAVRRVAPLQRDELKETDMLSLYEELELPLSVILARMEHQGISVEKAELETLGSELERQLATLVTEIYKQAGMEFNLNSPKQLGEVLFEKLGLPARKKTKTGYSTDAEVLEELAPYSEIVPLILHYRTLAKLQSTYVEGLLKEIREQTGKIHTYFRQTIAATGRLSSQFPNLQNIPIRLEEGRKIRKAFVPSEPGWTILAADYSQIELRVLAHISGDENMKEAFIQDMDIHTKTAMDVFGVTEDQVDSNMRRSAKAVNFGIVYGISDFGLSNNLNITRNEAGRFIEQYLGVFKGVKSFMDRIKVEAAKQGYVTTLLDRRRYLPDINHSNFNKRSFAERTAMNSPIQGTAADIIKLAMVHMNQKLQELKLKSRMLLQVHDELVFEVPEDELEQMKKLLPEVMEAAIKLDVPLKADVSFGANWYEAK; this is encoded by the coding sequence ATGGATAAATGGATGTTATTAGATGGCAATAGTATTGCGTACCGGGCATTTTTTGCAATGCCTCCGCTTACGAATTCGGCTGGTTTACATACGAATGCGATATATGGCTTTACGACGATGCTGCTTAAGCTGCTGGAAGATGAAAAACCGACGCATGTGCTCGTTGCATTTGATGCAGGCAAGGCAACCTTTCGTCATGAGGGTTATGCGGAATATAAAGGCGGACGGGAAAAAACGCCCCCAGAGCTGTCGGAACAGTTCCCGGTGCTCAAGGAGCTGCTGCAGGCTTTTCAAATTGCGCAGTTTGAGCTGAACGGATTTGAAGCTGACGATATTATTGGCACGCTCACCCGGCTTGCGGACGAGCAGAAGGTCGAGACGCTTGTCGTCACGGGCGACAAGGATATGCTCCAGCTCGTATCGGAGCATGTGACCGTAGCGCTAACGCGTAAAGGAGTGAGCGAGCAGGAGCGATATTCGCCTGATGCTATTAAGGAGAAATATGGACTGACGCCTAATCAAATCATTGATTTGAAAGGGCTGATGGGCGATGCGTCCGACAATATTCCGGGCATTCCGGGCGTTGGCGAGAAAACAGCGCTGAAGATGCTGCATGAATTCGGCACGGTTGAAGAAGTGCTGGCGAACACAGCCAGCCTGAAAGGCAAGATGAAGGAAAAGGTCGAGCAGCATAAAGAGGATGCGGTGATGAGCAAGAAGCTCGCGACGATTCACCGCGAGGTGCCGCTTGCCCCTGAGCAGGAGCCGGAGGCGATTCGCTACAGCGGCTTTAACGGGCCGGCGCTTGCGGATATGCTGCGCCGGCTGGAGTTTCGATCCGTTCAGGAACGGCTCGGACTGAGTGGCGAAGGAAGTGGTTCAGCAGGCGAAGCGGCCGAGCTGAACCTGACCGCGATTGAGTCTGCTGAGGATGCGCCGAAGCTCGATGAGCTGATGAAGGCGCTTGAAGCGGATGAGAGCGGCTTCGGTCTGTATGTGGAGGCGATTGGTGAAAATCCGCATCAGGCCGAGCTGGTCGGATTGGCGCTGGCAAACGCCGAAGCGGCATATGCGCTGCCTTTCGCGGCGCTGAAGGAAGCGTTCACAGAGCCGCTGCGAAGCTGGCTCGCTGATCCAGGCAAGAAGAAGATCGGCTTTGATACGCATAAAGTCGAGCTGGCTTTGAAGTGGGCGGGCCTATCTTTGAGCGGTGTGAGCTTTGATGTCCAGCTAGCCGCTTATGTCATTGATCCGACGGAATCAAGTCTATTGCTCTCCGGCATTGTCCATCGTTACGACCAGCCTGCTGTTCCTAATGATGAGTCGGTGTACGGCAAAGGAGCGAAGCTTAAAGTTCCAGCTGCGGCCGTGCTGTATCAGCATCTGGCAACGAAAGCCGATGCGGTGCGCAGAGTGGCGCCTTTGCAGCGTGACGAGCTGAAGGAAACAGACATGCTCAGCTTGTATGAAGAGCTGGAGCTGCCGCTCTCCGTTATTTTGGCGCGAATGGAGCACCAGGGCATTAGCGTCGAGAAGGCGGAGCTGGAGACATTGGGCAGCGAGTTGGAGCGCCAGCTTGCTACGCTGGTAACGGAAATTTACAAGCAGGCGGGTATGGAATTTAATTTGAATTCGCCGAAGCAATTGGGCGAGGTGCTGTTCGAGAAGCTGGGCCTGCCCGCAAGGAAAAAGACCAAGACGGGCTACTCGACAGATGCTGAGGTGCTCGAGGAGCTGGCGCCATACAGTGAAATTGTGCCGCTGATTTTGCATTATCGGACGCTTGCGAAGCTGCAATCCACCTATGTGGAAGGGCTGCTCAAGGAAATTCGCGAGCAGACAGGCAAAATTCATACGTATTTCCGCCAGACCATTGCGGCAACGGGCCGTCTGAGCAGTCAATTTCCGAATTTGCAGAACATTCCGATCCGCCTGGAAGAGGGCCGCAAAATTCGCAAAGCATTCGTCCCGTCCGAACCGGGCTGGACCATTCTCGCAGCGGACTATTCGCAAATTGAGCTGCGCGTGCTCGCCCATATTTCCGGCGATGAGAATATGAAGGAAGCGTTCATTCAGGACATGGACATTCATACGAAAACGGCAATGGATGTATTTGGCGTAACCGAGGATCAGGTGGATTCAAACATGCGCCGTTCGGCAAAGGCGGTCAATTTCGGCATTGTGTACGGCATCAGCGACTTTGGCCTTTCCAACAACCTGAACATTACGCGAAATGAAGCCGGACGGTTTATTGAGCAATATCTCGGCGTCTTTAAAGGCGTGAAGTCGTTCATGGATCGAATTAAAGTCGAAGCGGCGAAGCAAGGCTACGTGACGACCTTGCTGGATCGCAGACGGTATTTGCCGGATATTAACCATTCGAACTTCAATAAACGTTCATTCGCTGAGCGAACAGCAATGAATTCCCCGATTCAAGGCACAGCGGCGGATATTATTAAGCTGGCGATGGTGCATATGAATCAGAAGCTGCAAGAGCTGAAGCTCAAAAGCCGCATGCTGCTCCAAGTACACGATGAATTGGTATTTGAGGTGCCGGAGGATGAGCTGGAACAGATGAAAAAGCTCCTTCCCGAGGTGATGGAAGCCGCAATCAAGCTCGATGTTCCGCTTAAGGCGGACGTTAGTTTTGGAGCGAACTGGTATGAAGCGAAATAA
- a CDS encoding helix-turn-helix domain-containing protein, whose amino-acid sequence MAQELKERINLREINCEKELTLAVIGGKWKLIILWHLGLEGTKRFSELKKMIPHITQKMLTNQLRELEEDLLVERKVYAEVPPRVEYTLTAYGESLMPVLRMMYDWGKNYGEEVVWK is encoded by the coding sequence ATGGCTCAGGAATTAAAGGAACGTATTAACTTACGTGAAATCAACTGCGAGAAGGAGCTTACGCTGGCCGTCATTGGGGGCAAGTGGAAGTTGATTATATTGTGGCATCTTGGTCTTGAAGGAACGAAACGTTTCAGTGAGCTGAAGAAAATGATTCCCCATATCACCCAGAAAATGCTGACGAATCAGCTCCGCGAGCTAGAGGAAGATTTGCTGGTTGAGCGCAAAGTGTATGCAGAGGTTCCACCGCGAGTGGAATATACCTTAACGGCTTACGGCGAAAGCCTGATGCCGGTGCTGCGCATGATGTATGATTGGGGCAAAAACTACGGCGAGGAAGTCGTGTGGAAATAG
- a CDS encoding LLM class flavin-dependent oxidoreductase: MAIQDVALSILDYTLVIEGGTAARSFREAVDLAVHAEQWGYRRYWVTEHHNMQGIASSATSLIIGHIASHTNKIRVGSGGIMLPNHAPLAVAEQFGTLESLFPGRIDLGLGRASGSDQPAVRALRRGLHSDGSQFPELLHELRSYFNPALNGAVPGVKAYPGVDLDIPIWLLGSSGFSAELAGKLGLPFVFASHFAPDYLLPALELYHRSFLPSKELDSPYVIVSVNVVVADTDEEAKRLFTSQEQQMLNLIRGRDSKLMPPVDDMNELWTEQEKVTVRDKMMRYSAIGSPDTVKTKLDSIVKQTRANELMTTSQLYDHQSRLRSFELLAQVMQPDAK; encoded by the coding sequence ATGGCTATTCAGGATGTAGCATTATCCATATTAGATTATACACTTGTTATTGAAGGAGGAACGGCTGCCCGTTCCTTCCGCGAAGCTGTTGATCTTGCTGTGCATGCGGAGCAATGGGGTTATCGACGCTACTGGGTTACCGAGCATCACAATATGCAGGGGATTGCCAGCTCGGCTACTTCACTTATTATCGGCCATATAGCCTCGCATACGAACAAAATTCGAGTAGGTTCAGGCGGCATCATGCTGCCTAATCATGCACCGCTTGCGGTTGCGGAGCAGTTCGGAACTTTGGAATCGCTCTTTCCGGGGCGAATTGATCTGGGGCTTGGTCGAGCTTCGGGATCGGACCAGCCTGCGGTTAGGGCACTCCGAAGAGGACTGCACAGTGATGGAAGCCAATTTCCAGAGCTATTGCATGAACTTCGTTCTTATTTTAATCCAGCGCTGAACGGAGCAGTGCCAGGTGTGAAAGCATATCCGGGAGTGGATTTGGATATCCCGATCTGGCTGCTGGGATCAAGTGGATTCAGCGCAGAGCTGGCGGGCAAGCTGGGGCTGCCATTTGTGTTCGCCAGCCATTTTGCCCCAGACTATTTACTGCCGGCTCTTGAGCTGTATCATCGCAGCTTCCTTCCGTCGAAGGAACTTGACAGTCCGTATGTAATAGTCAGTGTGAATGTGGTTGTTGCCGATACCGATGAGGAAGCAAAAAGGCTCTTCACGTCACAAGAGCAGCAGATGCTTAATTTGATACGCGGACGTGACAGCAAATTAATGCCGCCTGTAGACGATATGAACGAGCTTTGGACAGAGCAGGAGAAGGTGACGGTTCGTGATAAAATGATGCGGTATTCCGCAATCGGCAGCCCTGATACGGTCAAGACAAAGCTCGATTCAATTGTCAAGCAGACGAGGGCTAATGAGCTGATGACGACCTCCCAGTTGTATGATCATCAGTCGCGCCTCCGGTCGTTTGAACTGCTTGCCCAAGTTATGCAGCCAGATGCGAAATAA
- the hxlA gene encoding 3-hexulose-6-phosphate synthase — translation MELQLALDLVNIEEAKVLVKEVESFIDIVEIGTPIVINEGLHAVKAIKEAFPHLKVLADLKIMDAGGYEVMKASEAGADIITVLGVSDDSTIRGAVEEARKQGNKIMVDMINVKDIETRAAEIDALGVDYICVHSGYDHQAEGKNSFEELAAIKRVVKQAKTAIAGGIKIDTLQEVISAKPDLVIVGGGITGAENKSATASQMQQWIKQA, via the coding sequence ATGGAATTGCAATTGGCGCTTGATTTGGTGAACATTGAGGAAGCAAAGGTTTTGGTTAAAGAGGTTGAGTCATTTATCGATATCGTTGAAATCGGAACACCTATCGTTATTAACGAGGGACTGCATGCGGTTAAAGCGATTAAAGAAGCTTTCCCTCACCTGAAAGTACTTGCCGATCTTAAAATTATGGACGCTGGCGGCTACGAAGTGATGAAAGCTTCCGAAGCGGGTGCTGATATCATTACCGTTCTTGGTGTTTCCGACGACTCCACGATTAGAGGAGCGGTTGAAGAAGCACGCAAGCAGGGCAACAAAATTATGGTCGATATGATCAATGTGAAAGACATTGAAACGCGTGCAGCGGAAATTGATGCGCTTGGGGTAGACTATATTTGTGTCCATTCCGGCTATGATCACCAGGCTGAAGGCAAAAACTCCTTCGAAGAGCTGGCAGCGATCAAGCGTGTTGTAAAACAAGCCAAAACAGCAATCGCAGGCGGCATCAAAATCGATACGCTGCAAGAGGTTATTTCGGCTAAGCCTGATCTTGTTATCGTAGGCGGCGGTATTACGGGTGCTGAAAATAAATCCGCAACTGCATCGCAAATGCAGCAGTGGATCAAACAGGCCTAA